A DNA window from Amycolatopsis sp. DSM 110486 contains the following coding sequences:
- a CDS encoding 5-formyltetrahydrofolate cyclo-ligase — MLAPGNEHLSKAEWRARVLQARASVSPSEHAAEAEALASAAASVAAGTVCAYVPFDTEPGSVSLLNALVKAGSRVLLPVIPDVVGPLDWAVYTDESTLVPGRLRGILEPSGPRLGVDAVSEADVVLVPALAVDRRGVRLGRGAGHYDRSLTSGDADRFAVVRAEELVDSLPGEAHDVPMTGALTPAGLVRLPAPTVM; from the coding sequence ATGCTGGCACCGGGCAATGAGCACCTGAGCAAGGCGGAGTGGCGTGCGCGAGTTCTTCAGGCGCGCGCCTCAGTGAGCCCTTCGGAGCACGCGGCGGAGGCCGAGGCGCTGGCTTCCGCAGCCGCTTCGGTGGCGGCGGGGACCGTGTGCGCGTACGTGCCGTTCGACACCGAGCCGGGGTCCGTTTCGCTGCTCAACGCCCTGGTCAAGGCGGGTTCACGCGTATTGCTGCCGGTGATCCCGGACGTCGTCGGACCGCTGGATTGGGCCGTCTACACGGACGAGTCGACGCTCGTGCCCGGCCGGCTGCGCGGCATTCTCGAGCCCTCGGGGCCGAGGTTGGGGGTCGACGCCGTGTCGGAGGCCGATGTGGTGCTCGTGCCCGCGCTCGCCGTGGACCGCCGCGGGGTGCGGCTCGGACGTGGCGCTGGTCACTATGACCGGTCGCTCACTTCGGGCGACGCGGACCGGTTCGCCGTGGTCCGGGCCGAGGAGCTGGTGGATTCGCTCCCAGGTGAGGCCCACGATGTCCCGATGACCGGGGCACTGACCCCCGCCGGCCTGGTTCGGTTGCCCGCTCCCACAGTGATGTGA
- a CDS encoding MBL fold metallo-hydrolase, producing MRSIEVGNIEIHALADGRIRLPAPFFPGLDAGRHPGAFAEDGTVHVPTGAFLVRGNGRTILVDAGLGPREIEFPEGLRPDDGDMGAGGGLPIALAEAGCSPADIDTVLLTHLHSDHVGWLAPQGKPYFPNATVLYGAQDWAALVEPVGRHDWTRIGLETVRSHGHLRALNGDAEIAPGVTARHAPGHTPGHYVVDITADDRRVVLLGDVLHTPAQLVDSNIRFISDSDPSLALLTRQQWLRQVAGTDTIVAPAHFPGMQFFRVTADRVAEPVEAVTVG from the coding sequence ATGCGGTCCATCGAGGTGGGGAACATCGAGATCCATGCGCTGGCCGACGGCCGGATCCGGCTGCCGGCGCCGTTCTTCCCGGGACTCGACGCGGGGAGACATCCCGGCGCGTTCGCGGAAGACGGCACCGTCCACGTGCCCACGGGCGCGTTCCTCGTGCGCGGCAACGGCCGGACGATCCTCGTCGACGCGGGGCTCGGCCCGCGTGAGATCGAGTTCCCGGAGGGCCTGCGGCCCGACGACGGCGACATGGGCGCGGGCGGCGGCCTGCCCATCGCGCTCGCCGAGGCCGGGTGCTCGCCAGCCGACATCGACACGGTTCTGTTGACGCACTTGCATTCCGACCACGTCGGTTGGCTGGCTCCGCAGGGGAAGCCGTACTTCCCGAACGCCACGGTGCTCTACGGCGCGCAGGACTGGGCCGCGCTCGTCGAGCCGGTCGGGCGCCACGACTGGACGCGGATCGGCCTGGAAACCGTGCGCAGCCACGGACATCTGCGTGCCTTGAACGGGGACGCGGAGATCGCGCCGGGCGTCACCGCGCGGCACGCGCCCGGGCACACTCCGGGTCACTACGTCGTGGACATCACCGCGGACGACCGTCGCGTGGTGCTGCTCGGCGATGTGCTTCACACGCCGGCGCAGCTGGTCGACTCGAACATCCGGTTCATCAGCGACAGCGATCCGTCGCTCGCGCTGCTCACGCGCCAGCAGTGGCTGCGCCAGGTCGCGGGCACCGACACGATCGTCGCGCCCGCGCACTTCCCGGGGATGCAGTTCTTCCGCGTGACCGCGGACCGGGTGGCGGAGCCGGTGGAGGCGGTCACCGTCGGCTGA
- a CDS encoding sensor histidine kinase KdpD: protein MINTGESALDMLTHVLHILPFALLFALPVAAVGGLVLYKLRNRSLATTMTVLVLIPVIALLVGVIGISGFMFTEALMTELLVCLLVALVTVPAAIVLGRVIARRSVWEREARERERAAEASRRELVAWISHDLRSPLAGIQAMAEALADGVVSERHEVADYAQRISGETTRLSGMVGDLFELSRITAGALELTMSAVPLRDVVSDAVAAQSPVAERKRVRVLENAEAWPVVSGSDPELARIVRNLVSNAIRHTPPDGTVAVQLDIDGDQAILAVDDSCGGIPDDEIGRVFDVAFRGTQARTPDRSGTTSGGGLGLAIAKGLVEAHSGHIGVHNHGPGCRFEVRLPLAKVAASV, encoded by the coding sequence ATGATCAACACCGGTGAATCCGCCCTGGACATGCTCACCCACGTCCTGCACATCCTGCCGTTCGCGCTCCTGTTCGCGCTTCCGGTGGCCGCGGTGGGTGGGCTGGTGCTCTACAAGCTGCGCAACCGCTCGCTGGCCACCACGATGACGGTGCTGGTACTCATCCCCGTGATCGCCCTGCTCGTCGGCGTCATCGGCATCAGCGGCTTCATGTTCACCGAGGCCCTGATGACGGAGCTGCTCGTCTGCCTGCTCGTCGCCCTCGTCACGGTGCCCGCCGCGATCGTGCTCGGCCGCGTGATCGCGCGCCGCAGCGTGTGGGAGCGCGAGGCGCGTGAACGCGAACGCGCCGCCGAAGCGTCCCGGCGCGAGCTCGTCGCCTGGATCAGCCACGACCTGCGCAGCCCGCTCGCCGGCATCCAGGCCATGGCCGAAGCGCTGGCCGACGGCGTGGTCTCCGAACGTCACGAGGTCGCCGACTACGCGCAGCGCATCAGCGGCGAGACCACCCGGCTTTCGGGCATGGTGGGCGACCTGTTCGAGCTCTCCCGCATCACCGCGGGCGCGCTGGAACTCACCATGTCCGCCGTGCCGCTGCGCGACGTCGTGAGCGACGCGGTCGCCGCACAGTCACCCGTGGCCGAGCGCAAACGCGTGCGTGTGCTGGAGAACGCCGAGGCCTGGCCGGTCGTGTCCGGCAGCGACCCGGAGCTCGCGCGGATCGTGCGCAACCTCGTCTCCAACGCCATTCGCCACACTCCGCCGGACGGCACGGTCGCCGTGCAGCTCGACATCGACGGCGACCAGGCCATCCTCGCCGTCGACGACTCCTGCGGCGGCATCCCGGACGACGAGATCGGCCGCGTCTTCGACGTCGCCTTCCGCGGCACCCAGGCCCGCACCCCCGACCGCAGCGGCACGACCTCCGGTGGTGGCCTCGGCCTGGCGATCGCCAAGGGACTCGTGGAAGCCCACAGCGGTCACATCGGCGTGCACAACCACGGCCCCGGCTGCCGGTTCGAGGTCCGGCTGCCGCTGGCCAAGGTTGCCGCGTCCGTCTGA
- a CDS encoding FmdB family zinc ribbon protein gives MPTYQYACKECDHRFEAVQSFSDASLTVCPQCSGPLRKVFSSVGVVFKGSGFYRTDSRDASKSSTTAATPAKSETKTETKSESKTDSSSSSSTTTKTASTSS, from the coding sequence GTGCCCACGTACCAGTACGCCTGCAAGGAATGCGACCACCGCTTCGAGGCGGTGCAGTCCTTTTCCGACGCCAGCCTGACCGTCTGCCCCCAGTGCTCCGGTCCGTTGCGCAAGGTCTTCAGCTCGGTCGGCGTGGTCTTCAAGGGCAGCGGGTTCTACCGCACCGACTCGCGCGACGCGTCGAAGTCCTCGACCACGGCCGCCACCCCGGCGAAGTCCGAGACCAAGACGGAGACCAAGAGCGAGTCGAAGACTGACTCTTCATCGTCCTCCTCGACCACGACGAAAACGGCTTCGACCTCCTCCTGA
- a CDS encoding NAD(P)-dependent oxidoreductase yields MRVLITGGAGFIGSHVADRLADAGDEVVVLDTLLPTAHGTATPPEYTGRHLFVRGDVTDPDEVAELLVGVDAVCHQAAVVGHGVDPSDAPSYALNNDYGTAVLLAGMHAAGVRKLVLASSMVVYGEGRYSCPRHGIVPPSPRRKSDVDAGRFEPTCGDCGVELHWQLVPEGAPLLPRSTYAATKLAQEHLAGAWARQTGGTVWALRYHNVYGPRMPQNTPYAGVASLFRSSLERGEAPTVLEDGRQQRDFVHVHDVARINALALHAEGPSGDITPLNVCSGDPHTVGDLARELARAYGGPEPRIVGGARPADVRHVVADPALARKLLGFTAETTFEDGITSFATAELRAPVGA; encoded by the coding sequence GTGCGAGTACTGATCACCGGTGGAGCCGGGTTCATCGGGTCCCACGTCGCGGACCGATTGGCCGACGCGGGCGACGAGGTCGTGGTGCTGGACACCCTCCTGCCCACCGCGCACGGCACGGCCACGCCGCCGGAGTACACGGGCCGCCACCTGTTCGTGCGCGGCGACGTCACGGACCCCGACGAGGTCGCCGAGCTGCTTGTCGGCGTCGACGCGGTGTGCCACCAGGCGGCCGTCGTCGGGCACGGCGTGGATCCGTCGGACGCGCCGTCGTACGCGCTGAACAACGACTACGGCACGGCGGTGCTGCTCGCCGGGATGCACGCGGCCGGCGTCCGCAAGCTCGTGCTGGCCTCGTCGATGGTGGTCTACGGCGAGGGCCGCTACTCGTGCCCGCGCCACGGGATCGTGCCGCCTTCGCCACGGCGGAAGTCCGATGTGGACGCCGGACGGTTCGAGCCCACGTGCGGCGACTGTGGCGTGGAGCTGCACTGGCAACTTGTGCCCGAAGGTGCACCACTTCTGCCCAGGAGTACTTACGCCGCAACGAAACTGGCGCAGGAGCACCTCGCCGGCGCGTGGGCGCGGCAGACAGGCGGCACGGTGTGGGCGTTGCGCTACCACAACGTATACGGCCCGCGGATGCCGCAGAACACGCCGTACGCTGGGGTGGCGTCGCTGTTCCGTTCGTCGCTCGAGCGCGGTGAGGCGCCGACCGTGCTGGAGGACGGGCGGCAGCAACGGGATTTCGTCCACGTCCACGACGTCGCCCGCATCAACGCCTTGGCGTTGCACGCTGAAGGGCCGAGCGGAGACATCACGCCGCTCAACGTCTGCTCGGGTGATCCGCACACCGTCGGCGACCTCGCGCGGGAACTTGCGCGTGCGTACGGCGGGCCAGAGCCGCGGATCGTCGGCGGTGCGCGGCCCGCGGACGTCCGGCACGTGGTCGCCGATCCCGCTCTGGCCAGGAAATTGCTGGGGTTCACGGCGGAAACGACGTTCGAGGACGGCATCACCTCGTTCGCCACGGCGGAGTTGCGCGCGCCCGTCGGCGCTTGA
- a CDS encoding molybdenum cofactor biosynthesis protein B produces MERSAQRLGRALVVIVDDRVAHGEHEDNTGPLVTELLEEAGFIVDGVVVVEAETAGIRNALNTAVIGGADLVITVGGTGVSPRDRTPDATAGVLDRPIPGIGEALRASGLAAGAVDAGISRGLAGVSGSTLVVNLAGSRAAVRDGMATLSSLVPHVIDELSGLDEV; encoded by the coding sequence ATGGAACGGAGCGCACAGCGGCTGGGCCGGGCCCTCGTGGTGATCGTGGACGACCGGGTCGCCCACGGGGAGCACGAGGACAACACCGGACCGCTCGTCACCGAGCTGCTCGAAGAGGCCGGCTTCATCGTCGACGGCGTCGTGGTGGTCGAGGCCGAGACCGCCGGCATCCGCAACGCGCTCAACACCGCCGTGATCGGCGGTGCCGACCTCGTGATCACCGTCGGCGGCACCGGCGTGTCGCCGCGCGACCGCACGCCCGACGCCACGGCCGGCGTGCTCGACCGGCCGATCCCGGGCATCGGGGAGGCGCTGCGCGCATCAGGCCTCGCCGCGGGCGCGGTCGACGCCGGCATCTCCCGGGGCCTCGCGGGTGTCTCGGGCAGCACGCTGGTGGTCAACCTCGCCGGCTCGCGCGCTGCGGTGCGCGACGGCATGGCGACCCTGTCGTCGCTCGTGCCGCACGTGATCGACGAGCTCTCCGGCCTCGACGAGGTCTGA
- a CDS encoding SAF domain-containing protein, translating to MLNRLTDLHLLRGRRARLLRRFLAAALLLVGLLVLLHPASARGAPSTATVVPARDLPAGSVLRATDLRLADLPDDVRPAGALGDVSAAVGRLLSGAARAGEPLTDVRLLGTTLPAKGESGTVTVAVRLADAGVAELLRPGQHVDVVAAPDATHTAAELVKDATVVTVHRPEGGGQGVIAPDKGPLVLLALPVNVATEVAATSLERPVTVTLR from the coding sequence TTGCTCAACCGCCTGACCGATCTGCACTTGCTGCGCGGCAGGCGTGCCCGGCTGCTTCGCCGGTTCCTGGCCGCGGCCTTGCTGCTGGTCGGCTTGCTCGTCCTTCTGCACCCAGCCTCCGCCCGTGGTGCACCTTCCACCGCCACCGTCGTGCCCGCGCGGGATCTGCCCGCGGGCTCAGTGCTGCGCGCCACCGACCTCCGGCTGGCCGACCTTCCCGACGACGTCCGGCCGGCCGGCGCGCTCGGTGACGTCAGTGCGGCTGTGGGCAGGCTGCTGTCCGGCGCCGCCCGTGCGGGTGAGCCGCTCACGGACGTCCGCCTGCTGGGAACGACTCTCCCCGCCAAGGGGGAATCCGGCACGGTCACGGTCGCCGTCCGGCTCGCCGACGCGGGCGTGGCGGAGCTGCTGCGGCCGGGTCAGCACGTGGACGTCGTGGCGGCTCCCGATGCCACGCACACCGCCGCTGAGCTGGTGAAGGACGCCACGGTGGTCACCGTGCACCGTCCCGAAGGCGGGGGCCAGGGGGTGATCGCACCCGACAAAGGCCCGTTGGTGCTCCTCGCGCTCCCTGTGAACGTTGCCACCGAGGTCGCTGCGACGTCGCTGGAACGACCGGTTACGGTTACTCTCCGCTAA
- the mscL gene encoding large-conductance mechanosensitive channel protein MscL: MLKGFKDFLMRGNVVDLAVAVVIGAAFTAIVTAFTTGLIKPLINAIGGSDAAQGLGFYIFESNKGTFLDFGSVINAAINFVIVAAIVYFLFVLPVKHLQERRKRGQEPGPSEPTDVELLKEIRDLLREQATKSDV, encoded by the coding sequence ATGCTGAAGGGCTTCAAAGACTTCCTGATGCGCGGAAACGTCGTGGACCTCGCGGTCGCGGTCGTGATCGGCGCCGCGTTCACCGCGATCGTCACCGCGTTCACCACGGGTCTGATCAAGCCACTGATCAACGCGATCGGGGGCAGCGACGCCGCTCAGGGCCTCGGCTTCTACATCTTCGAGTCGAACAAGGGCACGTTCCTGGACTTCGGCTCGGTGATCAACGCGGCGATCAACTTCGTGATCGTCGCCGCGATCGTGTACTTCCTGTTCGTGCTGCCCGTGAAGCACCTTCAGGAGCGTCGCAAGCGCGGTCAGGAGCCGGGTCCGTCGGAGCCCACCGACGTCGAACTGCTCAAGGAGATCCGTGACCTGCTGCGTGAGCAGGCCACCAAGTCGGACGTCTGA
- a CDS encoding UTP--glucose-1-phosphate uridylyltransferase yields MTGASTSQTFRTAIVPAAGLGTRFLPATKAVPKELLPVVDTPGIELVASEAAAAGAKRLVIVTSPGKDAVVKYFEAQPELEKTLEAKGKTELLEKVRRGTELLDVEVAIQEQALGLGHAVAQAEPNLTDEDEAVAVLLPDDLVLPTGVLDRMSAVRAQYGGSVLCAFDIPKEQISPYGVFDVSDTGDPDVKQVHGMVEKPRPEDAPSTYAAAGRYLLDRAIFDALRRIEPGSGGELQLTDAVALLIKEGHPVHVVVHRGGRHDLGNPGGFLRAAVDFALETPEYGPSLRTWLTERIGTERP; encoded by the coding sequence ATGACGGGCGCCTCAACCTCCCAGACGTTCAGAACAGCCATCGTGCCTGCGGCCGGACTCGGGACCCGGTTCCTGCCGGCCACGAAGGCGGTGCCGAAAGAGCTGCTGCCCGTGGTCGACACACCGGGGATCGAGCTCGTCGCGAGCGAAGCCGCGGCCGCGGGGGCGAAACGCCTGGTGATCGTGACCTCGCCCGGCAAGGACGCCGTGGTCAAGTACTTCGAGGCGCAGCCCGAGCTGGAGAAGACGCTCGAGGCCAAGGGCAAGACCGAGCTGCTCGAGAAGGTGCGCCGCGGCACGGAGCTGCTCGACGTCGAGGTCGCCATCCAGGAGCAGGCCCTGGGGCTGGGCCACGCCGTCGCGCAGGCCGAGCCGAACCTGACCGACGAGGACGAGGCCGTCGCCGTGCTGCTGCCCGACGACCTCGTGCTGCCCACCGGTGTCCTCGACCGCATGTCGGCCGTGCGCGCGCAGTACGGCGGCAGCGTGCTCTGCGCGTTCGACATCCCCAAGGAGCAGATCTCGCCCTACGGCGTGTTCGACGTCTCCGACACCGGTGACCCGGACGTGAAGCAGGTTCACGGCATGGTCGAGAAGCCGCGGCCGGAAGACGCGCCGTCGACCTACGCGGCGGCCGGGCGTTACCTGCTCGACCGGGCGATCTTCGACGCGCTGCGCCGGATCGAGCCGGGCTCCGGCGGCGAGCTCCAGCTGACCGACGCCGTGGCGCTGCTGATCAAGGAAGGCCACCCCGTTCACGTGGTCGTGCACCGCGGCGGACGACACGACCTGGGGAATCCGGGTGGTTTCCTGCGCGCCGCCGTCGATTTCGCGCTTGAAACGCCCGAATACGGGCCATCGTTACGGACGTGGCTGACCGAACGGATCGGGACCGAACGCCCATGA